One segment of bacterium DNA contains the following:
- a CDS encoding DUF4430 domain-containing protein yields MNKQIIQFASGIVIAFLSGLVVGSSSWLPEKISFPTQQKEGVAHLMIDYSDGAIVTCEKTLPSSSTAFDLLKLCSQDQVNPFVLEFEDYPGLGVFIKKIGDKTGGEDDKYWEFWVNHTHPEVGASAYTLEGNEYVEWKFIKSQYSI; encoded by the coding sequence ATGAACAAGCAAATCATACAGTTTGCGTCGGGCATCGTCATCGCTTTTTTGTCGGGACTCGTTGTCGGGAGCAGTTCGTGGCTACCGGAGAAAATTTCTTTTCCGACGCAACAAAAAGAAGGGGTCGCTCACCTAATGATTGATTATTCGGACGGCGCCATTGTTACATGCGAGAAAACTCTTCCGTCATCCTCCACCGCTTTTGACCTCTTAAAATTATGCTCGCAAGACCAGGTGAACCCCTTTGTTCTTGAATTTGAGGATTACCCCGGTCTTGGCGTATTTATCAAGAAAATAGGCGATAAAACAGGAGGAGAGGATGACAAATATTGGGAGTTTTGGGTTAATCACACCCATCCGGAAGTAGGCGCTTCGGCATATACGCTTGAAGGAAACGAATATGTCGAATGGAAGTTTATAAAATCTCAATATTCAATTTAA